Genomic window (Bacillus vallismortis):
CCGGGTCATGTCAGAAATCGTGATGGCCGCGTAGTCTTTTTTCTCTGCCAATACGTCCAGCAAAGCCTTCTGCAACGCTTCTCTCGTTCGAACCACACGCCTGTCGATTTGCTTGTCCTCCTGCCGCTTCCTTGACGGGGCCTGTCCAAACAGCCAATAAAACCGCTTTTGAGAAACGAGCTCCCATACCTTTTGGCTGATGGCTTCCGGAGAAGCGTCCGCATCCTCATGCAGCCAATAGAGGATAATCGCGTACGTGTACAAAGCCCGATAATGTCCGTAAATCTCCTGTTCGATCGGCGTCAGATTCACATTGACCGGAGCCAGCAAAACATCCAGCTGAAACACATCCTTAAAAAAACGATGAAAATGTCCTCTATTCATCATCGTGCCAAAAAAGGATCGATGCTCGCGGACAAAGGACAGAGTCGGATGCACGGTGTGCCGTTTTTTATTTAAATGGAGTGTGTCCATATGCTTGAAGGCGTCATAGAGCGCTTCACCCAGCCCTTCCTTCATGTCTTCGATCACATTCTCAATAATAGAGAACTTGTCTTCATAATAAAGGTAGAGCGTCCCGCGGCTCACTTTGGCCTTTTCAGCAATTTCTTTCATCGTGATGTGTTGAATGTCTCTTTCTTCCAATAAAGCCAGCAGCGCCTGTTTCACTTGAGCTTCAGCAGATTCCGCCACAAAAACACCCCCAGTCATTAGACAGATATTCGATATATGTACGGTAACGTATAGATGGTTCACCGTTGTCTTTCTTATAGAAAAGGTACCACTTTATAATAGGTCCGAGAAAAGAAGAAAGCAAATGAGGGGGATTTACAATGGAACAGCAAATAAAAGACGACATTCAGCGTGTGTTTCAGCTTCAGAAAAAACAGCAAAAAGCATTACGAGCTTCAACAGCGGAACAGCGCAGAGAAAAGCTTCAGCGCTTTTTAGATTCTGTGATCGCCCATGAGGAAGAAATCACCGAAGCGATCCGCAAAGACGTCCGCAAACCATATCACGAGGTCAAAAAAGCGGAAATCGAAGGAACAAAAAAAGCAATCCGAGATAATATGAACAACCTGGAAAAGTGGATGGCGCCTAAAGAAGTCGGTTCATCGTTAAGCCCCGAGGCAAATGGGATTCTCATGTACGAGCCAAAAGGCGTAACACTTATCCTTGGCCCGTGGAACTATCCGTTTATGCTCACAATGGCGCCGCTTGCCGCTTCTCTCGCAGCCGGAAACAGCGCGATTGTGAAGCTGTCCGATTTTACGATGAACACAAGCAACATTGCCGCTAAAGTAATCCGAGATGCTTTTGATGAAAAAGAAGTCGCGATTTTTGAAGGAGAGGTTGAGGTGGCAACCGAGCTTCTGGATCAGCCATTCGACCATATTTTCTTCACCGGAAGCACAAATGTCGGAAAAATCGTCATGACAGCGGCTGCCAAACACTTGGCATCTGTCACACTTGAGCTTGGCGGCAAGAGCCCGACAATCATTGACAGTGAATACGATCTCATGGACGCAGCGAAAAAGATCGCCGTCGGCAAATTCGTAAACGCCGGCCAAACCTGCATCGCACCTGATTATCTGTTCATTAAAAAAGATGTGCAGGACAAGTTCGCGGGCATTTTACAAACAATCGTCAACGCAGGATTTATGGAGGATGATCGCAATCCGGACCGCAGCAAATTTACGCAGATTGTCAACGACCGCAACTTCAACCGCGTCAAAGACCTGTTCGACGACGCTATCGAAAAAGGTGCGGAAGTCGTGTTCGGCGGCGTATTCGATGCCAGCGACCGCACGATCTCGCCAACCGTTTTGAAAAACGTCACGCCCGACATGAAAATCATGCAGGAGGAAATCTTCGCACCGATCCTGCCAATGATGAATTATGAAGACATCGACGAGGTCATCGATTACGTAAATGACCGCGATAAACCGCTTGCGCTTTATGTATTCAGCCACAACCAAGGCCTGATCGACAACGTCCTTCAGCATACAACATCAGGCAACGCAGCCATTAACGATGTTGTCGTTCACTTCAGTGACGTCAACCTTCCATTCGGCGGCGTCAACACAAGCGGGATCGGCTCCTATCATGGCGTATATGGATTTAAAGAGTTTTCTCACGAAAAAGGTGTATTGATTCAAGCCTCTAAATAATCATAGTTAAGAGAATCTGCATTACTCTGCGGATTCTCTTTTTTATCATCCTATTAACCTAAAGGCAAAAAGGAAAATAGAAGAAATGAATAGTAATAAAATACTGTTTTTGCTACGAGACCAAATTCCTCTAGTATATCTCATTGAAACCGCACAACCTCTCACGTATAATATCCCAGAAAACTTCAAAGGAGAGAATTTTATACATGGAAAAACCAGCTGGATTTTGGATTCGGGCAGTTGCCTCTATTATTGATGATTTGATTATCTATTTTTTTGCTTTTATTATGATTTTTATTAACACCTTCATTGTCCTGCCTCTCATTGATGCAGGAAGCCCTTATATGACAGAAGGAGAATATAAATTTTATGTGCTGGTATTCGGAACAATCCCTGTTATAGCCATCATCTATATCTTCGGCATTCTTTATTATAGCTTGCTGACTTCTTCAAAAATGCAAGCAACACTGGGCAAAAAACTCATGGGCATCATCGTTGTCAATCAGTATGGCGAGCGTCTTTCTTTTTGGCACAGCTTTGGCCGTTTCTTCGCTTACATACCATCAGGCATTTTGTATATCGGTTACATTATGGCGGCTTTCCCCTCTAAACTGGCATTACACGATTATATTTGCGGGACAAAGGTTATCTATAAAAGTAAAAATCTCGATTGATTACCAAAAAAAGGCTGACGAGATAACCTCGCCAGCCTTTCTGCTATTTCCCAAAAGCCATTAGCTTCGTATAGCTTCCAATATAAAGCGTTCCGTCCTCAGCAAGCTGAGGAGATGACACGACGTTGCTGTCGGTTTGATAGCTCCATAATTCATTGCCGTTTGAGTCCGCCGCATAAACCTTCATATCATCTGACCCGAAATAAACCGTTCCTTTCGCATCAATTAGCGGTGCCGTTCTGACAGGGCCTCCTGTGTAGAATGACCAGTTCATATCTCCGTTTTTGCTGATGGAAAACAGCTCGCCGCTTCCTGAACCGATGTAGATATTGCCATTATGGTCGATCGCAGGCGATGAACTGGAGAACCCGTTAAGCGGAAATGTCCATTTTAAGCTGCCTGTTGACGTATACGCATACAGCTGTCCGTCTTGGTTACCGGCATAAACGTTGCCATCCTTATCAATCACTGGATATCCTTTAAACGCATTTGACGTCGTTCTGGACCATTTCACCTGTCCGGTTCCGGAGTTGATCGCATAAAACACGTAATTATATGTGCCTACATATACAGTGCCGTTTTTGGCAAGCACCGGCACAGAGCTGACGACACCATTTGTTTTCAACTTCCAGCGTTCTGTCCAAGTTGATTTTGACGTCGGTTTGATCGCGTGAACATAATTATCAAGTGTTGAGAAGTACAACGTGCCGTCTGAACCGATCACCGTTTCAGAGCTTGGCCCGCCGCTTAATGGGACCGTTGTTAGAATCTCGCCTGTTTCCTTGTCGATAAAATAAATCTTTTTGTCATAGGATGCCAGATAGATAACGCCGT
Coding sequences:
- a CDS encoding TetR/AcrR family transcriptional regulator produces the protein MAESAEAQVKQALLALLEERDIQHITMKEIAEKAKVSRGTLYLYYEDKFSIIENVIEDMKEGLGEALYDAFKHMDTLHLNKKRHTVHPTLSFVREHRSFFGTMMNRGHFHRFFKDVFQLDVLLAPVNVNLTPIEQEIYGHYRALYTYAIILYWLHEDADASPEAISQKVWELVSQKRFYWLFGQAPSRKRQEDKQIDRRVVRTREALQKALLDVLAEKKDYAAITISDMTRKSNIRRATFYDHYASKEELLQTMIQQSCAEIIDHLTIASSPNELSLKDAEEALASLLSALSNMPIVPFLNREWGVPHVIPDMFKALESFYLHQQTDIHAEKKLYAYYVSAMIIGLILYRLDEGKAHAPEVLAREFLQFLDVKKYKVVLL
- a CDS encoding aldehyde dehydrogenase family protein, which encodes MEQQIKDDIQRVFQLQKKQQKALRASTAEQRREKLQRFLDSVIAHEEEITEAIRKDVRKPYHEVKKAEIEGTKKAIRDNMNNLEKWMAPKEVGSSLSPEANGILMYEPKGVTLILGPWNYPFMLTMAPLAASLAAGNSAIVKLSDFTMNTSNIAAKVIRDAFDEKEVAIFEGEVEVATELLDQPFDHIFFTGSTNVGKIVMTAAAKHLASVTLELGGKSPTIIDSEYDLMDAAKKIAVGKFVNAGQTCIAPDYLFIKKDVQDKFAGILQTIVNAGFMEDDRNPDRSKFTQIVNDRNFNRVKDLFDDAIEKGAEVVFGGVFDASDRTISPTVLKNVTPDMKIMQEEIFAPILPMMNYEDIDEVIDYVNDRDKPLALYVFSHNQGLIDNVLQHTTSGNAAINDVVVHFSDVNLPFGGVNTSGIGSYHGVYGFKEFSHEKGVLIQASK
- a CDS encoding RDD family protein produces the protein MEKPAGFWIRAVASIIDDLIIYFFAFIMIFINTFIVLPLIDAGSPYMTEGEYKFYVLVFGTIPVIAIIYIFGILYYSLLTSSKMQATLGKKLMGIIVVNQYGERLSFWHSFGRFFAYIPSGILYIGYIMAAFPSKLALHDYICGTKVIYKSKNLD
- a CDS encoding PQQ-binding-like beta-propeller repeat protein, whose product is MVSSFRMKALIAGAAVAAAVSVGAVSDVPAAKVLQPTAAYAAETVFSQNNGASGFLTGRYDVQAMAPAMFNWSRESRFAGNTDGTLKWQNDIRTTPQNGAGAVIDEDGTVYLHSRDGEMKAFHPDGSVKWVTGNLGKTFTQSPVLGTNGVIYLASYDKKIYFIDKETGEILTTVPLSGGPSSETVIGSDGTLYFSTLDNYVHAIKPTSKSTWTERWKLKTNGVVSSVPVLAKNGTVYVGTYNYVFYAINSGTGQVKWSRTTSNAFKGYPVIDKDGNVYAGNQDGQLYAYTSTGSLKWTFPLNGFSSSSPAIDHNGNIYIGSGSGELFSISKNGDMNWSFYTGGPVRTAPLIDAKGTVYFGSDDMKVYAADSNGNELWSYQTDSNVVSSPQLAEDGTLYIGSYTKLMAFGK